From Chelatococcus sp. YT9, a single genomic window includes:
- the serA gene encoding phosphoglycerate dehydrogenase, which produces MPAPKVLISDALSPAAVQIFRDRGIEVDFQPDLGKDKDKLAAIIGNYDGLAIRSATKVTPKILEEAKSLKVIGRAGIGVDNVDIPAATAKGIIVMNTPFGNSITTAEHAIAMMFALAREIPAADASTQAGKWEKNRFMGVEITAKTLGIIGCGNIGSIVAERAIGLRMKVIAYDPFLSPERALDLGVEKVELDDLLARADFITLHTPLTEKTKNVLSAEALARTKKGVRIINCARGGLVDEAALRAALDSGHVAGAAFDVFVEEPAKENPLFGHPNVVCTPHLGAATTEAQENVALQVAEQMSEYLLRGAISNAVNFPSITAEEAPKLKPFIALAENLGSFAGQLTETGIKSVHITYEGTVASLKIKALTSAAVAGLLRPMLADINVVSAPSVAKERGIVIEETTREAQGEHDALITLTVVTEKQERSVVGTVFADGAPRIVAIKGIKVDAEFAPSMIYVTNEDKPGFIGRFASVLGDAGVNIATFALGRDRQGGSAIALVEVDGAVPDDVLSSVQTIPGVKQVKPLTF; this is translated from the coding sequence ATGCCTGCTCCCAAGGTTCTCATTTCCGACGCTCTGTCTCCCGCAGCCGTGCAGATCTTTCGGGATCGCGGCATCGAGGTCGATTTCCAGCCGGATCTCGGCAAGGACAAGGACAAGCTCGCCGCCATCATCGGCAACTACGATGGTCTCGCGATCCGCTCCGCCACCAAGGTCACGCCCAAGATCCTTGAAGAGGCGAAATCGCTGAAGGTCATCGGCCGCGCTGGCATCGGCGTCGACAACGTCGATATCCCGGCGGCGACCGCCAAGGGTATCATCGTGATGAACACGCCCTTCGGCAATTCGATCACGACCGCCGAGCACGCCATCGCCATGATGTTCGCGCTGGCCCGCGAGATCCCCGCCGCCGATGCTTCCACCCAGGCCGGCAAGTGGGAGAAGAACCGCTTCATGGGCGTCGAGATCACGGCCAAGACGCTCGGCATCATCGGTTGCGGCAACATCGGCTCCATCGTCGCCGAGCGCGCCATCGGCTTGAGGATGAAAGTCATCGCCTACGATCCCTTCCTCTCACCGGAGAGGGCGCTGGACCTCGGTGTCGAGAAGGTTGAGCTCGATGATCTTCTGGCCCGCGCGGATTTCATCACGCTGCATACGCCGCTGACGGAAAAGACGAAGAATGTTCTGTCTGCCGAGGCGCTGGCCAGGACGAAGAAAGGCGTGCGCATCATCAACTGCGCCCGCGGCGGTCTCGTCGACGAGGCGGCCCTGCGTGCGGCCCTCGACTCCGGCCATGTCGCAGGCGCTGCCTTCGACGTGTTCGTCGAGGAGCCCGCCAAGGAAAACCCGCTGTTTGGCCATCCGAACGTGGTCTGCACGCCGCATCTCGGCGCGGCAACGACAGAGGCGCAAGAGAATGTCGCGCTCCAGGTCGCCGAGCAGATGTCCGAGTACCTGCTGCGTGGCGCTATCTCCAATGCGGTGAACTTCCCGTCCATCACTGCCGAGGAAGCGCCGAAGCTGAAGCCCTTCATCGCGCTGGCTGAGAATCTTGGGTCCTTCGCGGGTCAGTTGACGGAAACGGGGATCAAGAGCGTCCACATCACGTATGAGGGCACGGTCGCCTCGCTGAAGATCAAGGCGCTCACCTCGGCGGCGGTCGCTGGCCTGCTGCGCCCGATGCTGGCGGATATCAATGTCGTCTCGGCGCCGAGCGTTGCCAAGGAGCGCGGCATCGTCATCGAAGAGACGACGCGCGAGGCCCAGGGCGAGCATGATGCGCTAATCACGCTGACGGTCGTCACGGAGAAGCAGGAGCGTTCCGTGGTCGGCACAGTCTTCGCTGACGGGGCGCCGCGCATCGTCGCGATCAAGGGCATCAAGGTGGATGCGGAGTTCGCGCCGTCGATGATCTATGTGACGAACGAGGACAAGCCCGGCTTCATCGGCCGTTTCGCGAGCGTGCTCGGCGATGCCGGTGTCAATATCGCGACTTTTGCGTTGGGCCGCGACCGGCAGGGTGGCTCGGCCATCGCGCTTGTCGAGGTGGACGGAGCCGTGCCTGACGACGTGCTCTCCAGCGTCCAGACCATCCCAGGCGTCAAGCAGGTCAAGCCGCTCACGTTCTGA
- a CDS encoding phosphoserine transaminase, translating into MTETLPAVRPARPHFSSGPCAKRPGWDAAALDTSSLGRSHRAKIGKAKLKQAIDLTREILQVPADYRIGIVPASDTGAVEMALWSLLGARPVDMLAWESFGEGWVTDVVKQLKLADARIIKAGYGELPDLTQVDTKTRDVVFTWNGTTSGVRVPNADWIAADREGLTICDATSAAFAQRLDWPKLDVVTFSWQKVLGGEGAHGILILSPRAVARLESYTPAWPLPKIFRMTKGGKIVEGIFQGETINTPSMLCVEDYIDALEWAKSLGGLDALVARADANAKAIADWVAKTPWVANLAKVAETQSNTSVCLSIVDADVVAKGPEAVAAVAKGLAAALDKLDVAYDIGAYRDAPPGLRIWCGATVDTADVTALTEWLDWAFAQEKAKLA; encoded by the coding sequence ATGACAGAGACGCTGCCCGCCGTGCGCCCCGCGCGGCCTCATTTTTCGTCTGGCCCTTGCGCGAAGCGCCCCGGCTGGGATGCCGCCGCCCTCGATACGAGTTCGCTAGGCCGCTCACACCGCGCCAAGATTGGCAAAGCCAAGCTCAAGCAGGCGATCGATCTCACCCGTGAAATCTTGCAGGTGCCTGCCGACTACCGCATCGGCATCGTGCCTGCGTCGGATACAGGCGCGGTCGAGATGGCGCTGTGGTCGCTGCTCGGCGCCCGCCCGGTCGACATGCTCGCCTGGGAATCCTTTGGCGAAGGTTGGGTGACCGATGTGGTCAAGCAGCTCAAGCTCGCCGATGCCCGCATCATCAAGGCTGGGTACGGCGAACTGCCGGATCTGACGCAAGTCGATACCAAGACCCGCGACGTTGTCTTCACCTGGAACGGCACCACTTCCGGCGTGCGCGTCCCTAATGCGGACTGGATCGCCGCCGATCGGGAAGGTCTCACGATCTGCGACGCCACCTCGGCTGCCTTCGCCCAGCGCCTCGACTGGCCGAAGCTCGATGTTGTCACCTTCTCCTGGCAGAAGGTGCTCGGTGGCGAGGGCGCCCATGGCATCCTCATTCTCTCGCCGCGCGCCGTCGCCCGGCTTGAGAGCTACACGCCGGCCTGGCCGCTGCCGAAGATCTTCCGCATGACCAAGGGCGGCAAGATCGTGGAGGGCATCTTCCAGGGCGAGACCATCAACACCCCGTCGATGCTCTGCGTCGAGGACTATATCGACGCGTTGGAATGGGCGAAGTCGCTCGGTGGCCTTGATGCGCTGGTCGCGCGGGCTGATGCCAACGCCAAAGCGATTGCCGACTGGGTGGCGAAGACCCCGTGGGTCGCCAATCTCGCCAAAGTCGCCGAGACGCAGTCCAACACGTCGGTCTGCCTGTCGATCGTCGATGCCGATGTGGTCGCCAAGGGTCCGGAGGCTGTCGCCGCCGTCGCCAAGGGCCTCGCCGCCGCCCTCGACAAGCTTGATGTCGCCTATGACATCGGCGCTTATCGCGATGCCCCTCCCGGCCTCAGGATCTGGTGCGGCGCGACAGTCGACACCGCCGATGTGACGGCGTTGACCGAATGGCTCGACTGGGCCTTTGCCCAGGAAAAGGCCAAGCTCGCCTGA
- a CDS encoding outer membrane beta-barrel protein: MRAAFLGMNLSARNRLTMVYLLAGSALTCQLTGAQAADLDYSSLRGAIMDDKPADAADWSGVYVGAQAGYANTNVDFGRATGDLIAHVLRDTIIEAEAAVSGWTALPERDARRGIFGGFLGYNSQWDDVVLGIEANYNHTALDITARDQLQRSYLASDRYSYNVGLDTRSTVKLTDYMTLRARAGYAFGSIMPYAMMGVAVGRASIDRSASVAVTAYDYSGMGRPMASLDPNPTTLSEKKNNEFAYGMAAGLGVDMLLTDGVFLRGEYEYIRFMSFSKARADINALRGAVGVKF; encoded by the coding sequence ATGCGGGCGGCATTCTTGGGGATGAATCTTTCGGCGCGTAACCGGCTGACCATGGTGTATCTGCTGGCTGGAAGCGCGCTCACATGCCAATTGACAGGGGCGCAGGCCGCGGATCTCGACTACTCCTCGTTGCGCGGCGCGATCATGGATGACAAGCCAGCCGATGCGGCGGACTGGAGTGGCGTCTATGTCGGTGCGCAGGCCGGTTATGCCAATACGAATGTCGACTTTGGCAGGGCAACTGGCGATCTCATCGCGCATGTGCTTCGGGATACGATCATCGAGGCCGAAGCCGCCGTCTCGGGATGGACGGCGCTCCCCGAGCGCGATGCGCGGCGGGGGATTTTCGGAGGCTTTCTGGGTTATAACAGCCAGTGGGATGACGTGGTCCTTGGTATTGAAGCCAACTACAATCACACCGCGCTCGATATAACGGCGCGGGATCAACTGCAGCGCAGTTATCTTGCTTCGGATCGATACAGTTATAACGTCGGTTTGGATACGCGATCTACCGTCAAACTGACGGATTACATGACCTTACGCGCGCGCGCCGGCTATGCCTTTGGCTCTATTATGCCCTATGCGATGATGGGCGTGGCAGTCGGCCGGGCCAGCATTGATCGGTCCGCGTCGGTGGCAGTGACAGCCTATGATTATTCCGGCATGGGAAGGCCTATGGCTAGTCTCGACCCCAATCCAACCACACTATCCGAGAAAAAGAACAACGAATTCGCTTATGGCATGGCGGCGGGGCTGGGCGTTGATATGCTTCTGACCGACGGCGTCTTCTTGCGTGGTGAGTATGAATACATCCGCTTCATGTCGTTCTCGAAGGCTCGCGCGGATATCAATGCCTTGCGCGGCGCGGTTGGCGTGAAATTCTAG
- a CDS encoding outer membrane beta-barrel protein, with amino-acid sequence MRGMKSLVLAGSFVVGSMGAGLAADLLPPPPPLAPPVPLDMSGWYLRGDIGFSNQQVDKLDNVLYQGTTVVNINKDFDAAPFAGVGVGYKFNNWFRTDLTTEYRARANFKGLDIYEAPYLSTGYATDQYSGGKTEWTTLLNAYFDLGTWSGITPFVGAGIGVTRNTITGFTDTNIITQGLAYGRDKSKWNLAWALYAGLGYEVTPNFTVELAYRYLNLGDAESGDLITYTGYNSVYNPMKFKDLSSHDIKIGLRWMLGGPSYAAVDEPLMRSY; translated from the coding sequence ATGCGTGGCATGAAATCTCTCGTCCTGGCGGGCAGCTTTGTTGTGGGGAGCATGGGGGCTGGTCTCGCCGCGGATCTCTTGCCACCGCCACCCCCGCTAGCGCCTCCGGTGCCGCTCGACATGAGCGGATGGTATCTGCGCGGCGATATCGGTTTCAGCAACCAGCAGGTCGATAAGCTCGATAACGTGCTCTATCAGGGCACAACCGTCGTCAATATCAATAAAGACTTTGATGCTGCGCCTTTTGCTGGCGTCGGCGTCGGTTACAAGTTCAACAACTGGTTCCGCACCGATCTGACAACGGAATATCGTGCGAGAGCTAACTTCAAGGGGCTCGATATATACGAGGCTCCTTATCTTTCGACCGGCTATGCGACAGACCAATACTCCGGCGGCAAGACGGAGTGGACGACGCTGCTCAATGCTTATTTCGATCTCGGGACGTGGTCAGGCATCACGCCTTTCGTTGGCGCGGGCATCGGCGTCACACGCAACACGATCACGGGGTTCACGGATACCAACATCATCACGCAGGGACTTGCTTACGGGCGTGATAAGTCCAAATGGAATCTCGCCTGGGCACTCTACGCCGGCCTGGGCTATGAAGTGACGCCGAATTTCACTGTCGAACTTGCCTATCGCTACCTCAATCTGGGCGATGCCGAGTCAGGTGACCTGATCACCTATACGGGTTATAACTCGGTCTATAACCCGATGAAGTTCAAGGATTTGAGCTCGCACGACATCAAGATCGGCCTGCGCTGGATGCTGGGCGGTCCGAGCTACGCGGCTGTCGATGAGCCTCTGATGCGCAGCTATTAA
- the glmM gene encoding phosphoglucosamine mutase, producing the protein MRRAYFGTDGIRGLANAVITPELALKVGQAAGLLFQRGEHRHRVVIGKDTRLSGYMIEYALVAGFTSVGMDVLLLGPMPTPAVAMLTRSMRCDLGVMISASHNPYEDNGIKLFGPDGYKLSDEVEEEIEGLIDADLRLRLSKPDSLGRAKRIESVHARYIEFAKRTLPRQLDLDGLRIVVDCANGAAYKVAPEALWELGADVISIGVEPDGFNINRDVGSTAPAALIAKVRETRADIGIALDGDADRVIIVDEKGHLVDGDSLMAAIATSWKEDGRLSRPGIVATIMSNLGLERYLQGIGIDLVRTAVGDRYVLERMRQDGYNLGGEQSGHIIMPDHATTGDGLVAALQLLAVVKGRNRPVSEICQCFERLPQILKNVRYRRDQALSEELVGPVVDAARKKLGAGGRLVIRPSGTEPLIRVMGEGDDRALVESVVDEVVEAFTRAAAAA; encoded by the coding sequence ATGAGACGCGCGTATTTCGGAACAGATGGCATTCGCGGCTTGGCCAATGCCGTTATCACGCCTGAGCTCGCCCTGAAGGTCGGGCAGGCGGCGGGACTTCTGTTCCAGCGCGGTGAGCATCGCCATCGTGTGGTGATCGGCAAGGATACGCGTCTGTCCGGCTATATGATCGAATATGCGCTGGTGGCAGGTTTCACCTCCGTCGGCATGGACGTGCTGCTGCTCGGTCCGATGCCGACGCCGGCCGTTGCGATGCTCACCCGCTCCATGCGCTGTGATCTCGGCGTCATGATCTCCGCCTCGCATAACCCTTACGAGGACAACGGCATCAAGCTGTTCGGTCCCGATGGCTACAAGCTGAGCGATGAGGTCGAGGAGGAAATCGAAGGGTTGATCGACGCTGATCTCCGCCTGCGCCTCTCAAAACCCGACAGTCTTGGCCGTGCGAAGCGTATCGAGAGCGTGCATGCGCGCTATATCGAATTTGCCAAGCGGACGTTGCCGCGACAGCTTGATCTCGACGGGCTGCGTATTGTGGTCGACTGCGCCAACGGTGCGGCCTACAAAGTGGCGCCCGAAGCCCTGTGGGAGCTTGGTGCGGATGTTATTTCCATCGGCGTCGAGCCCGACGGTTTCAACATCAACCGAGATGTGGGATCAACGGCACCGGCCGCGTTGATTGCCAAGGTCCGGGAAACGCGTGCGGACATCGGAATTGCGCTCGATGGTGATGCTGATCGAGTCATCATCGTCGACGAGAAGGGGCACCTCGTGGACGGCGACAGCCTGATGGCGGCCATCGCCACCTCCTGGAAGGAGGACGGGCGCCTGTCCCGGCCGGGGATCGTTGCGACGATCATGTCCAATCTGGGGCTTGAGCGTTATCTTCAGGGCATTGGCATTGATCTCGTCCGTACCGCGGTGGGTGATCGCTATGTACTCGAGCGTATGCGCCAGGATGGCTACAATCTCGGTGGCGAGCAATCCGGGCACATCATTATGCCGGACCATGCGACCACCGGCGACGGGCTCGTCGCGGCTCTTCAGCTTCTGGCCGTGGTCAAGGGACGCAACCGCCCGGTGAGCGAAATCTGCCAGTGCTTCGAGCGGTTGCCGCAAATTTTGAAGAATGTGCGCTACCGCAGAGATCAGGCCCTCTCCGAAGAGCTGGTCGGGCCGGTGGTTGACGCTGCACGTAAGAAGCTCGGCGCAGGCGGGCGCCTGGTCATACGGCCTTCAGGCACCGAGCCTCTCATCCGCGTGATGGGAGAGGGTGACGATCGTGCTCTCGTCGAGAGCGTCGTAGACGAGGTCGTTGAGGCTTTCACGCGGGCCGCTGCGGCAGCGTGA
- the ftsH gene encoding ATP-dependent zinc metalloprotease FtsH codes for MNPNFRNFALWVIIFLLVLALVTLFQNPGSRGTANEIPYSQLLNDADAGRITSVVISGQDITGTYTNGGSFRTFAPNDPSLVGKLSQKGVQITAKPPSDSTPWFIALLFNWLPLLVFIGAWIFLSRQMQSGAGRAMGFGKSKAKLLTEAHGRVTFEDVAGIDEAKEDLQEIVEFLRDPQKFQRLGGRIPRGVLLVGPPGTGKTLTARAVAGEANVPFFTISGSDFVEMFVGVGASRVRDMFEQAKKNAPCIIFIDEIDAVGRHRGAGLGGGNDEREQTLNQLLVEMDGFEQNEGIIIIAATNRPDVLDPALLRPGRFDRQIVIPNPDVAGREKILRVHVRKVPLAPDVDLKTIARGTPGFSGADLMNLVNEGALLAARRGKRIVTQAEFEDAKDKVMMGAERRSMAMTQEEKELTAYHEAGHAIVGLNVPSHDPIHKATIIPRGRALGMVMSLPESDRHSYTREWCVSRIAMTFGGREAEILKFGPNKVTNGASGDIQQATRLARAMIMEWGMSDKLGRVRYQSNEQEVFLGHSVAQSQNMSDETAKLIDAEIRKLIEDGENEARRILIEKRDDWETLAQALLEYETLSGEEIRDLLNGKPPTRDSGEPKTPSRSSAVPTTGRNRPRGEPDTGLEPQPQV; via the coding sequence ATGAACCCCAATTTCCGCAATTTCGCCCTGTGGGTCATCATATTCCTATTGGTGCTTGCGCTCGTCACGCTCTTCCAGAATCCGGGCTCGCGCGGAACCGCCAACGAGATCCCTTACTCGCAGCTCCTGAACGATGCTGATGCGGGGCGGATCACGAGCGTGGTGATTTCCGGCCAGGACATTACAGGCACCTATACGAACGGCGGATCCTTCCGCACCTTCGCGCCGAATGATCCCTCATTGGTGGGCAAGCTTTCCCAGAAGGGCGTGCAGATCACCGCCAAGCCGCCGTCGGATTCGACGCCTTGGTTCATCGCGCTTCTATTCAACTGGTTGCCATTGCTTGTTTTCATCGGCGCGTGGATCTTCCTGTCGCGTCAGATGCAGAGCGGCGCCGGCCGCGCCATGGGCTTCGGCAAGTCCAAGGCCAAGCTCCTGACGGAAGCGCATGGCCGCGTAACCTTCGAGGACGTCGCCGGCATCGACGAGGCCAAGGAAGACCTGCAGGAGATCGTGGAGTTCCTCCGCGATCCGCAGAAGTTCCAGCGGCTCGGCGGCCGTATTCCGCGCGGCGTGCTGCTCGTAGGCCCGCCCGGCACGGGTAAGACGCTCACGGCGCGTGCCGTCGCGGGCGAAGCCAACGTGCCGTTCTTCACGATCTCGGGCTCGGACTTCGTCGAGATGTTCGTGGGCGTCGGCGCGAGCCGCGTGCGCGACATGTTCGAGCAGGCCAAGAAGAACGCCCCCTGCATCATCTTCATCGATGAGATCGACGCGGTCGGCCGCCATCGCGGCGCCGGCCTCGGCGGCGGCAATGACGAGCGCGAGCAGACGCTGAACCAGCTCCTCGTCGAGATGGACGGCTTCGAGCAGAACGAAGGCATCATCATCATCGCCGCGACCAACCGTCCGGACGTGCTCGACCCCGCCTTGCTGCGCCCCGGCCGTTTCGATCGCCAGATCGTCATCCCGAACCCGGATGTCGCAGGCCGCGAGAAGATCCTGCGCGTCCACGTCCGCAAGGTTCCGCTGGCGCCCGACGTCGATCTCAAGACCATCGCGCGCGGCACGCCCGGCTTTTCCGGCGCCGACCTGATGAACCTCGTGAACGAAGGTGCACTTCTCGCGGCGAGGCGTGGAAAGCGCATCGTCACTCAGGCCGAGTTCGAGGATGCCAAGGACAAGGTGATGATGGGCGCCGAGCGCCGCTCCATGGCCATGACCCAGGAGGAGAAGGAACTCACCGCCTATCACGAGGCAGGCCATGCGATCGTCGGCCTCAACGTGCCGAGCCATGATCCGATCCACAAGGCGACTATCATTCCGCGCGGCCGCGCGCTCGGCATGGTGATGTCGCTACCGGAAAGTGATCGTCACTCCTATACGCGCGAATGGTGTGTCTCGCGCATCGCCATGACCTTCGGCGGCCGCGAGGCTGAGATCCTCAAGTTCGGCCCCAACAAGGTCACCAACGGAGCGAGCGGCGATATCCAGCAGGCCACCCGCCTCGCACGAGCGATGATCATGGAATGGGGCATGTCCGACAAGCTCGGTCGCGTCCGCTACCAGTCCAACGAGCAGGAGGTATTCCTCGGCCATTCGGTGGCGCAAAGCCAGAACATGTCCGATGAAACGGCGAAGCTCATCGACGCTGAGATCCGCAAATTGATAGAGGACGGCGAGAACGAGGCTCGGCGCATCCTCATCGAGAAGCGCGATGATTGGGAAACGCTGGCGCAGGCTCTTCTGGAGTATGAAACGCTGTCCGGTGAGGAGATCCGTGATCTCCTGAACGGCAAGCCGCCAACCCGAGACAGTGGCGAGCCGAAGACGCCGAGCCGTAGCTCAGCCGTGCCGACCACGGGTCGCAACAGGCCGCGTGGTGAGCCGGACACGGGGCTGGAGCCTCAGCCGCAGGTCTGA
- the tilS gene encoding tRNA lysidine(34) synthetase TilS produces MSARTLRGSVHASNVPDTPGKVLSGSVQAFAAAPDRDSSELDGPLPAFPDDEVAALLAPLRGAKGIVLAVSGGPDSLALLLLAWRWRSLVAAPPMIVASVDHALRPGSADEVAVVAAQSARFGLDHRSLRWEGPKPVTGIHEAARAERYRLLERAVRDAGATHLATAHHADDQAETVLLRLARGSGIGGLGAMRFASPLSPGVTLARPLLGLPKARLVTLVKAVGLSAIDDPSNRDPRFARAILRGQAAARETLGLTSSRLVSLARRAARADDAIERATDDAARRCELTDAGAAMAEVRLSPAFFLEPEEVQLRLLRRGIARMAGSLADGPHLRLERLEALTEALSAARARGEALKRTLGGAVIRLSRSGHIHMSGEGPRRRGKIRNI; encoded by the coding sequence ATGTCCGCCAGAACGTTGCGCGGGAGCGTGCACGCGTCAAATGTTCCTGATACGCCGGGCAAGGTGCTGAGCGGCAGCGTGCAGGCGTTTGCAGCCGCGCCGGACCGGGATAGCTCCGAGCTTGACGGCCCCTTGCCAGCTTTTCCTGACGACGAGGTCGCGGCGTTGCTCGCTCCGCTCCGCGGCGCAAAGGGCATTGTTCTCGCGGTATCTGGGGGCCCGGATTCCCTGGCTCTGCTGCTTCTGGCATGGCGTTGGCGATCTCTTGTCGCGGCTCCGCCGATGATCGTCGCCAGTGTCGACCACGCGCTCCGGCCGGGGAGTGCAGATGAGGTCGCGGTTGTTGCCGCCCAAAGCGCGCGTTTTGGCTTGGATCATCGCTCTCTCCGCTGGGAGGGCCCTAAGCCTGTGACCGGCATCCATGAGGCGGCGCGAGCCGAACGTTACCGCCTCCTGGAGAGGGCTGTCCGGGACGCCGGCGCGACTCATCTGGCAACGGCGCACCACGCGGATGACCAGGCAGAGACCGTTCTGTTGCGCCTTGCGCGGGGAAGCGGCATCGGTGGCCTCGGGGCGATGCGCTTCGCGAGCCCTCTGTCTCCGGGCGTCACCCTCGCACGGCCCCTGCTTGGCTTGCCCAAGGCGCGGCTCGTCACCCTTGTGAAGGCGGTGGGGCTCTCTGCGATCGACGATCCGTCCAATCGCGATCCTCGCTTCGCGCGGGCGATCCTGCGTGGGCAAGCCGCCGCGCGCGAGACGCTGGGCCTCACATCGTCACGCCTCGTCTCGCTGGCCCGCCGGGCGGCCCGTGCCGATGACGCCATCGAGCGGGCAACCGACGATGCGGCGCGTCGCTGCGAGCTGACCGATGCCGGCGCGGCGATGGCTGAAGTCCGGCTTTCTCCAGCGTTCTTCCTGGAGCCCGAGGAGGTGCAATTACGCCTTTTGCGGCGTGGCATCGCGCGGATGGCTGGGTCACTTGCCGATGGTCCCCACCTGCGCCTCGAGCGCCTTGAAGCGTTGACGGAGGCGCTTTCCGCGGCGCGTGCGCGGGGGGAGGCGCTTAAACGAACTCTTGGGGGGGCGGTGATAAGGCTATCGAGGAGCGGTCACATCCATATGAGCGGGGAAGGCCCACGTCGGCGAGGAAAGATACGGAATATTTGA
- the ybgF gene encoding tol-pal system protein YbgF, with product MIRVQRSLLLLTVCGMALSAGVEARAQDASEMFVRLQRLEGQVRELSGRVEQLQFENRRLQDQTRKFQEDVDFRFQEIGGKGGGSSAQPRQPQKRSDAFDPSTQPGQPGAPRPLGQGQSNLAAADPDATGGIAIIDETGPGERPDAPLDLSSVGRNAPPPPQRERMSVAATTTDDPRTQYETAVSLLQRKDYESAEMSLRQFLQSHPRDRLVPDATYLLGESYLSRGRYREAAEQYLKVTTEYGKSTRAPAGMVKLAVSLNALGARDQACATLAEVGRKYPQADANVRQNVARERARVKCS from the coding sequence ATGATCAGAGTTCAGCGTTCGCTTTTGCTCCTGACGGTTTGCGGAATGGCACTTTCGGCCGGCGTCGAGGCACGGGCACAGGACGCTTCCGAAATGTTCGTCCGCCTGCAGCGGCTAGAGGGACAGGTCCGCGAACTCTCCGGCCGTGTGGAACAGCTCCAGTTTGAGAATCGCCGCCTGCAAGATCAGACGCGCAAGTTCCAGGAAGATGTGGACTTCCGCTTTCAGGAGATTGGCGGGAAGGGTGGCGGTAGCTCCGCGCAGCCGCGGCAGCCGCAGAAGCGCAGCGATGCCTTCGATCCGTCAACCCAGCCCGGGCAGCCCGGCGCGCCCCGACCCCTCGGCCAAGGCCAGTCGAACCTCGCCGCTGCGGATCCCGATGCGACAGGCGGCATTGCCATTATCGACGAAACTGGGCCTGGCGAGCGCCCGGACGCGCCTCTCGATCTGTCGAGTGTTGGCCGCAACGCCCCGCCACCGCCCCAGCGGGAGCGGATGAGCGTCGCCGCCACAACGACAGATGATCCACGCACGCAATATGAGACCGCAGTCTCCCTATTGCAGCGCAAGGATTATGAAAGCGCGGAAATGAGCCTTCGCCAGTTTCTGCAGTCTCACCCGCGCGATCGCCTTGTCCCCGATGCGACCTACCTCCTCGGAGAAAGCTATCTTTCCCGTGGCCGTTATCGCGAGGCCGCGGAACAATATCTCAAGGTCACGACTGAGTACGGCAAGAGCACCCGCGCCCCTGCCGGCATGGTGAAGCTGGCCGTCTCGCTGAATGCGCTTGGCGCCCGCGACCAGGCCTGCGCAACGCTCGCCGAGGTTGGCCGCAAATACCCTCAGGCAGATGCCAATGTCCGCCAGAACGTTGCGCGGGAGCGTGCACGCGTCAAATGTTCCTGA
- the pal gene encoding peptidoglycan-associated lipoprotein Pal, whose product MLSLTSSPRSMKLAAVFVATLAMAACAKDANQAGLGGAGGAGGYGAGGASTPGSTQDFVVNVGDRVFFETDSSDLTPTAIATLNKQAQWLQQYPRYTFVVEGHADERGTREYNFSLGARRAQTVRDYLASRGIAASRMRTISYGKERPVAVCDDISCWSQNRRVVTVLDGAGA is encoded by the coding sequence ATGCTGTCTCTCACCTCATCCCCGCGCAGCATGAAGCTGGCAGCGGTTTTTGTTGCAACGCTCGCTATGGCCGCCTGCGCCAAGGACGCCAATCAGGCGGGGCTTGGCGGAGCCGGTGGCGCTGGAGGCTATGGGGCGGGCGGTGCAAGCACTCCTGGCTCAACGCAGGACTTCGTCGTCAACGTCGGAGACCGCGTGTTCTTCGAGACTGATTCGAGCGACCTGACGCCGACCGCTATCGCCACGCTCAACAAGCAGGCCCAGTGGCTGCAGCAGTATCCGCGCTACACCTTTGTCGTCGAGGGTCATGCCGACGAGCGTGGCACGCGTGAATATAACTTCTCCCTCGGCGCTCGCCGTGCCCAGACGGTTCGCGACTACCTCGCCTCGCGCGGCATAGCGGCTTCGCGCATGCGCACGATCTCTTATGGCAAGGAGCGGCCGGTCGCGGTCTGTGACGACATTTCCTGCTGGTCCCAGAACCGCCGTGTCGTGACCGTCCTCGACGGCGCGGGCGCCTGA